The following coding sequences are from one Lysinibacillus sp. FSL W8-0992 window:
- a CDS encoding ammonium transporter: MEDVILSVNLVWVMLGTILVFFMHAGFAMVEAGFTRSKNAVNIIMKNFLTISLGGIVYFLCGYAIMFGDTAGGIFGTSGFALNGVDDLSFFIFQTMFAATGATILSGAVAERTNIFAYIGVIILMTLLVYPVVGHWIWSGQGWLTDLGFIDFAGSTVVHLTGAVAAFVAAIMIGPRLGKYENGRVNVITGHSIPLGALGVFLLWFGWFGFNGASTLAADPTLVPKVIANTFFAASAGVVATAFYTKFRYGHIDGSLTLNGALAGLVGITAGAANVSIIGSLIIGLIAAPLLVEGVRFIEWKLKVDDPVGAIAVHGICGIWGTLAVGLFDISGQGLFYGGGLSLLGIQAIGVIATIAWVGVSVSAGLFIIKAFIPLRVSVEEEITGLDVIEHGTPAYEYQEVFKSSAINGETFAHRLTHFGKTQTSVTEEHV; this comes from the coding sequence ATGGAAGACGTTATATTATCTGTAAATTTAGTTTGGGTTATGCTTGGTACAATTTTAGTTTTCTTCATGCATGCAGGATTTGCAATGGTAGAAGCAGGTTTCACACGTTCTAAAAATGCCGTAAACATTATTATGAAAAACTTCTTAACTATATCGCTTGGAGGAATTGTTTATTTTCTATGTGGCTATGCAATAATGTTTGGCGACACAGCTGGGGGCATCTTCGGAACGAGTGGATTCGCTTTAAACGGTGTAGATGACCTCTCCTTCTTTATTTTCCAAACGATGTTTGCTGCAACAGGTGCGACAATCTTATCTGGTGCCGTAGCAGAACGAACAAATATTTTTGCTTATATCGGTGTAATTATACTTATGACATTACTCGTTTATCCTGTTGTTGGGCATTGGATTTGGAGCGGTCAAGGCTGGTTAACTGATTTAGGCTTTATCGATTTTGCCGGTTCTACAGTTGTCCATTTAACAGGTGCTGTAGCTGCCTTTGTAGCTGCAATAATGATTGGGCCACGTCTAGGTAAATACGAAAATGGCCGCGTCAACGTTATTACTGGTCATAGCATTCCACTTGGCGCATTAGGCGTGTTTCTACTGTGGTTTGGCTGGTTCGGCTTTAATGGTGCCTCTACGTTAGCTGCAGATCCTACCCTCGTTCCAAAGGTAATTGCCAATACATTTTTCGCAGCTTCTGCAGGCGTTGTTGCTACTGCATTTTATACAAAATTCCGCTATGGTCACATTGATGGCTCACTAACTCTCAACGGTGCGTTAGCAGGGCTCGTAGGTATTACAGCCGGTGCAGCGAACGTCAGCATTATCGGTTCACTCATTATTGGTTTAATTGCAGCACCCTTATTAGTAGAAGGTGTCCGCTTTATTGAATGGAAATTAAAAGTAGATGATCCTGTAGGCGCAATTGCAGTTCATGGTATTTGTGGCATTTGGGGCACACTTGCGGTCGGTTTATTTGATATTAGCGGTCAAGGGCTATTCTACGGTGGTGGCCTAAGTTTACTAGGCATTCAAGCAATAGGTGTAATTGCGACAATCGCTTGGGTTGGCGTTTCCGTCTCAGCGGGTCTATTTATCATTAAAGCATTTATCCCTTTACGTGTGTCAGTAGAAGAAGAAATCACAGGCCTCGATGTTATCGAACATGGTACACCCGCTTATGAATATCAAGAAGTTTTTAAAAGCTCTGCTATTAATGGTGAAACATTTGCACACCGTCTAACTCACTTTGGTAAAACTCAAACGAGTGTCACAGAAGAACATGTCTAG
- a CDS encoding nicotinate phosphoribosyltransferase, which yields MRSNYADDSLALHTDLYQINMAESYWADGIHNRKAVFELYFRKLPFGNGYAIFAGLERMLEFLRDFRFSESDIDYLREEVGYKEDFIDYLKNIRFTGDMYSMVEGELVFANEPIVRIEAPLVEAQLIETALLNIVNYQTLIATKASRIKQIVKDEMAMEFGTRRAHEMDAAIWGTRAAFIGGFASTSNVRAGKLFNIPVAGTHAHALVQAYKNDYDAFHAYAKRHRNCVFLVDTYNTLKSGVPTAIKVAKELGDKINFIGIRLDSGDIAFLSKEARRMLDEAGFPDAKIVVSNDLDEYTILNLKAQGARVDMWGIGTKVITAYDQPALGAVYKMVAIENEEGQLEDTIKISANAEKVSTPGLKNVYRIIDLKNGKSEGDYITMHDEDPQSEERIKMFHPVHTFVSKFVTNFEAKNLHQHVINKGEIIYQNPSLVDMRNYAAENLELLWDEYKRAMNPEEYPVDLSQKCWDNKMRNIEEVREMVNRIVKG from the coding sequence ATGAGATCAAACTATGCTGATGATAGCTTAGCGCTACACACAGATTTATACCAAATCAATATGGCAGAGTCTTATTGGGCTGATGGTATACATAATAGAAAAGCGGTTTTTGAGTTATATTTCAGAAAATTACCATTTGGTAATGGCTATGCCATATTTGCCGGATTGGAACGCATGCTTGAGTTTTTACGAGACTTTCGTTTTAGTGAGTCAGATATTGACTATTTACGTGAAGAAGTTGGCTATAAAGAAGATTTCATTGATTATTTAAAAAATATTCGCTTTACAGGTGATATGTATTCAATGGTGGAAGGGGAACTCGTTTTTGCAAACGAACCAATTGTACGCATTGAGGCACCGTTAGTGGAAGCTCAGCTAATTGAGACAGCTCTTTTGAATATTGTGAATTACCAAACGCTAATTGCTACTAAGGCAAGTCGTATTAAGCAAATCGTAAAAGATGAAATGGCTATGGAATTTGGTACACGCCGTGCCCATGAAATGGATGCAGCAATTTGGGGAACTCGTGCAGCCTTTATAGGCGGATTTGCTTCCACAAGTAATGTTCGTGCGGGTAAACTATTTAACATACCAGTAGCTGGTACGCATGCTCATGCGCTTGTGCAAGCATATAAAAATGATTATGATGCATTCCACGCCTATGCTAAACGTCATCGTAATTGTGTGTTTTTAGTGGACACTTATAACACGTTGAAATCTGGTGTACCGACAGCGATCAAAGTGGCAAAAGAACTAGGGGATAAAATTAATTTTATAGGTATTCGTCTAGATAGTGGAGATATTGCTTTCTTGTCAAAAGAAGCACGTCGTATGCTCGATGAAGCGGGCTTCCCTGATGCGAAAATTGTTGTTTCGAATGATTTAGATGAATACACAATTTTGAACTTAAAGGCACAAGGCGCGCGCGTAGATATGTGGGGAATTGGAACAAAGGTCATTACAGCTTATGATCAGCCTGCATTAGGAGCTGTCTATAAAATGGTAGCTATTGAAAATGAAGAAGGTCAGTTGGAAGATACGATTAAAATATCTGCGAATGCGGAAAAGGTTTCAACACCAGGCTTGAAAAATGTTTATCGTATTATCGACTTGAAAAATGGTAAATCAGAGGGCGATTACATTACAATGCACGATGAAGACCCTCAATCCGAAGAACGCATAAAAATGTTCCACCCTGTGCATACATTTGTGTCAAAATTCGTGACGAATTTCGAGGCGAAAAACTTACATCAACATGTGATTAATAAAGGGGAAATAATTTATCAAAACCCGTCGTTGGTAGACATGCGCAATTATGCAGCTGAAAATTTAGAATTGTTATGGGATGAATACAAACGTGCGATGAATCCAGAAGAATATCCAGTCGATTTAAGTCAAAAATGCTGGGACAATAAAATGCGCAATATAGAAGAAGTGCGCGAAATGGTTAATCGAATTGTGAAAGGTTAA
- a CDS encoding GNAT family N-acetyltransferase: protein MIRFMEEKDLPEVLVIYNDIILTSKAVYRYEIQSLEEKKQWFQEQKAAGNPLLVYVENGVVAGFANYSQFRPYPGYKYTMEHSVYVHKDHYKKGIATKLMHQLIKLAQEQGVKTLVAGIDGENIGSIKAHEKLGFEYAGTIKNAGYKFDEWLDLVFYQLHLPGPQK, encoded by the coding sequence ATGATTCGATTTATGGAAGAAAAAGATTTGCCAGAGGTTTTAGTTATTTATAATGACATTATATTAACGAGTAAAGCGGTGTATAGGTATGAGATACAATCGTTAGAAGAAAAGAAACAATGGTTTCAAGAGCAAAAGGCAGCTGGTAATCCATTGCTAGTCTATGTAGAAAACGGAGTAGTCGCAGGTTTTGCAAATTATAGTCAGTTCCGTCCTTACCCTGGTTATAAGTATACGATGGAGCATTCGGTATATGTGCACAAGGACCATTATAAGAAAGGCATCGCAACAAAGTTAATGCATCAGTTGATTAAGCTTGCACAGGAGCAAGGTGTGAAAACGTTAGTTGCTGGTATTGACGGAGAAAATATTGGAAGCATAAAGGCGCATGAGAAGCTAGGCTTTGAATATGCAGGAACAATTAAAAATGCTGGTTATAAATTTGACGAATGGTTGGATTTAGTATTCTATCAACTACATTTACCTGGACCACAAAAGTAG
- a CDS encoding ABC transporter ATP-binding protein, giving the protein MTTLFEPAIHLQQVSFSANDKNILKLITGSFPKGKITTLVGPSGAGKTTLLKMFNGLLSPTDGLILIDNQPIASYEPTTLRKHVGIALQAAPMINGTVFDNLALPLVLQGKQLSQQDAFRYLLDVGLDESFLHRSINKLSGGQRQKVSIARTLINQSSILLLDEITSALDRQSAQDIETLIVKLNKKYDVTIIWITHNLQQALTIGHYTWVMMGGELIETGESSLLKAPSNPRVAEFVQGVNS; this is encoded by the coding sequence ATGACAACGTTATTTGAGCCCGCTATCCACCTTCAACAAGTGAGTTTTTCAGCTAACGATAAGAACATTTTAAAATTAATTACTGGTTCATTCCCAAAAGGAAAAATTACAACACTTGTTGGTCCATCCGGTGCTGGCAAAACAACATTACTGAAAATGTTTAACGGCCTACTCTCACCGACAGATGGCCTTATCTTAATTGATAATCAGCCGATTGCTTCCTATGAGCCTACCACTTTAAGAAAACATGTAGGAATCGCTCTTCAGGCAGCACCCATGATTAACGGAACCGTATTTGACAATTTGGCACTTCCACTTGTTTTACAAGGAAAACAACTCTCACAGCAAGATGCATTCCGCTATTTACTGGACGTTGGTCTTGATGAAAGTTTTTTACATCGCTCCATCAATAAGTTATCTGGTGGGCAACGTCAAAAGGTTTCAATTGCGCGCACTCTAATCAACCAATCTTCTATATTATTGTTAGATGAAATTACTTCTGCATTAGATCGTCAATCCGCACAAGATATCGAAACACTCATTGTGAAATTAAACAAAAAATATGATGTCACGATAATATGGATTACACATAATTTACAGCAGGCATTAACGATTGGGCATTATACATGGGTCATGATGGGAGGAGAGCTGATTGAAACAGGAGAAAGTTCGTTATTAAAAGCTCCTAGTAATCCGAGAGTCGCTGAATTTGTACAGGGGGTAAACTCATGA
- a CDS encoding fatty acid desaturase, with protein MATDKEKTKKLRQDVAPFAKSDTGKSIFQMVNTIVPLIVLWVAGYMLVDVSPWLTAGLSIISAGFVVRTFIIFHDCTHGSFFKSKKANDWVGLVTGVITSFPYEKWKREHTIHHATSSNLDKRGIGDIDMMTVEEYLQCSKGQRLWYRFYRNPLVMFGLGPLYMVLILNRFNRKDAKQKERTNTYVTNIIILGICVGLIYAMGWQAFLLVQGVTLFVAGSLGIWLFYIQHTYEDSYFEHDSEWDYVKAAVEGSSYYKLPKLLQWATGNIGFHHVHHLAPRVPNYNLEKAHNETPPLHSATTITLRTSLESLRYKLYDEDLGKFVTFKDVNEIIKRKAKGSIAA; from the coding sequence ATGGCAACAGATAAAGAAAAAACGAAGAAATTGCGCCAAGATGTAGCGCCATTTGCGAAATCAGATACAGGTAAAAGTATTTTTCAAATGGTCAATACAATTGTTCCGTTAATTGTCCTATGGGTTGCTGGTTATATGTTAGTGGATGTTTCGCCATGGTTAACTGCTGGTTTAAGTATTATTTCTGCTGGATTTGTCGTTAGAACATTTATCATTTTCCATGATTGTACCCACGGTTCATTTTTCAAAAGTAAAAAAGCAAACGACTGGGTTGGCTTAGTAACTGGGGTAATTACATCTTTCCCATATGAAAAATGGAAGCGTGAGCATACAATCCACCACGCAACAAGCTCGAACTTAGATAAGCGTGGTATTGGTGATATTGATATGATGACAGTAGAGGAATATTTACAATGTTCTAAAGGTCAACGTTTATGGTATCGTTTTTACCGTAATCCACTTGTAATGTTCGGCTTAGGGCCGTTATACATGGTGTTAATTTTGAATCGTTTTAACCGAAAAGATGCGAAACAAAAGGAACGCACGAACACTTACGTAACAAATATAATTATTTTAGGTATCTGTGTAGGTCTTATTTACGCTATGGGTTGGCAAGCATTTTTATTAGTTCAAGGCGTTACTTTATTTGTCGCTGGTTCCCTTGGCATTTGGTTATTTTATATTCAACATACGTACGAGGATTCTTACTTCGAGCACGATTCAGAGTGGGATTATGTAAAAGCTGCTGTTGAAGGCAGTTCGTACTATAAACTACCGAAGCTATTACAATGGGCAACAGGCAATATCGGCTTCCACCACGTGCACCATTTAGCACCGCGTGTACCGAACTATAATCTTGAAAAAGCACATAATGAAACACCGCCATTGCACTCTGCTACTACAATTACATTGCGTACAAGCTTAGAATCTTTACGCTATAAATTATACGATGAAGACCTTGGCAAATTTGTAACTTTTAAAGATGTAAATGAAATTATAAAACGAAAAGCGAAAGGCAGTATTGCTGCTTAG
- a CDS encoding ABC transporter permease: protein MTYTSLSLTLIFVLIPLLLSKTFKLGLEKDTVIATIRSIIQLLAVGYILKFVFEAGSFIYIFLMVALMILVAAFNARKNGKGIKGITWKIIITLVVVEIVTQGVLLGFGIVPSTAQYIIPISGMLIGNTMVLSILFLNRFTAEITSHQNEIELILSLGGTPKQAIHRQLINAIKASMIPTIESQKTIGLVQLPGMMSGQIIGGADPIQAVQFQLLIIFALLTTATLSSIMIGFLSYPVLFNERLQMLEMK from the coding sequence ATGACTTATACATCGCTTTCGCTGACATTAATTTTCGTATTAATTCCGCTATTACTTTCAAAAACGTTTAAACTAGGCCTTGAAAAAGACACCGTTATTGCAACAATTCGTTCTATTATTCAATTACTTGCAGTCGGCTATATTTTAAAATTCGTTTTTGAAGCTGGAAGTTTTATTTATATATTTCTAATGGTAGCATTAATGATTTTAGTTGCAGCGTTTAATGCCCGTAAAAATGGTAAAGGAATTAAGGGAATCACTTGGAAAATAATAATTACGCTTGTTGTGGTGGAAATTGTCACACAAGGTGTTTTACTTGGCTTCGGTATTGTCCCTAGCACCGCACAGTATATTATCCCTATTAGTGGTATGTTAATTGGCAACACAATGGTATTATCCATTTTATTTTTAAATCGTTTCACTGCAGAAATTACAAGTCACCAAAACGAAATCGAACTCATTTTATCTCTAGGAGGCACACCTAAACAAGCAATTCATCGCCAACTAATCAATGCCATTAAAGCAAGTATGATTCCTACCATTGAAAGCCAAAAAACTATTGGACTTGTACAATTACCAGGTATGATGAGCGGTCAAATTATCGGTGGTGCAGACCCTATCCAAGCAGTTCAATTTCAACTTTTAATAATTTTCGCGCTATTAACAACCGCAACATTATCGAGCATAATGATAGGCTTTTTAAGCTATCCTGTGCTTTTCAACGAGAGATTACAGATGTTGGAAATGAAATAA
- a CDS encoding proline dehydrogenase family protein produces MLLRDFFIQLSENQLLNSAAKKYGLKLGAQSVVAGTNIEETIASIKELNAHNISCTVDNLGEFVANEEEATKAKDQILAVIEAIHENNVDAHISLKPSQLGLDIDVDFCYDNLYEIVEKAAAYDIFVNFDMENYGRLQTSFDMVEELSKTFNNVGTVIQSYFYRAKDDLEKFKNYRLRIVKGAYKEPVEVAFQDKLDIDLNYIELIEYHLLHGKFTSIATHDHNVIAHVKRFVADNNIPFDKFEFQMLYGFRTDMQKELAKEGYNFCVYVPFGEDWYGYFMRRLAERPQNLNLVTKQVFTKKTNTVLAVAAGAFVLGRLTKRKK; encoded by the coding sequence ATGTTATTACGCGATTTTTTCATCCAATTATCTGAAAACCAACTATTAAATAGTGCTGCTAAAAAATACGGCTTAAAATTAGGTGCCCAAAGTGTGGTGGCTGGTACAAATATAGAAGAAACGATTGCAAGCATCAAAGAATTAAACGCACATAATATCTCTTGCACAGTGGATAATCTAGGGGAGTTTGTTGCGAATGAAGAGGAAGCTACAAAAGCTAAGGATCAAATCCTCGCTGTCATTGAAGCTATTCATGAAAACAATGTTGATGCACATATTTCGTTAAAGCCTTCTCAATTAGGCTTAGACATTGATGTTGATTTTTGCTACGACAATTTATATGAGATTGTAGAAAAAGCAGCAGCCTATGATATTTTTGTAAACTTTGATATGGAAAATTACGGCCGTCTACAAACATCATTTGATATGGTAGAAGAGCTTTCAAAAACATTCAATAATGTCGGTACTGTTATTCAATCATACTTTTACCGAGCAAAAGACGATCTTGAGAAATTTAAAAACTACCGTTTACGTATCGTAAAAGGTGCATATAAAGAGCCTGTGGAAGTAGCCTTCCAAGATAAGCTAGATATTGATTTAAACTATATCGAACTAATTGAATACCATTTATTACATGGTAAATTTACATCGATTGCTACACATGACCATAACGTCATTGCACACGTAAAGCGCTTTGTTGCTGATAACAATATTCCATTTGATAAATTTGAATTCCAAATGTTATATGGCTTCCGTACAGATATGCAAAAAGAACTTGCGAAAGAAGGCTATAACTTCTGTGTCTACGTTCCATTTGGCGAAGATTGGTACGGTTACTTTATGCGTCGCTTAGCGGAGCGTCCTCAAAATCTTAACCTTGTGACAAAACAAGTATTTACGAAGAAAACGAATACAGTTCTTGCTGTAGCAGCTGGTGCATTCGTTCTTGGTCGCTTAACAAAGCGCAAAAAGTAA
- a CDS encoding response regulator transcription factor, producing the protein MIRIVIAEDQGMLLGALRSLLSMEEDMEVVGLAKNGEEALALVEEHQPDICIMDIEMPVKTGLDAAEELQSSDCKVIILTTFARPGYFERARKAGVRGYLLKDSPIEELVSAIRTIVDGKRIYAPELVDFVYEDDSENPLTERESQVLTLVAEGKTTKEIAAELFLSAGTVRNYISTILEKLHVGNRIEAIARFKEKGWNK; encoded by the coding sequence TTGATACGAATTGTAATTGCTGAAGATCAGGGGATGCTATTAGGCGCACTTCGTTCCTTACTTAGTATGGAGGAAGATATGGAGGTCGTCGGGTTAGCAAAAAATGGTGAGGAAGCATTGGCGCTTGTAGAAGAGCATCAGCCTGATATTTGTATTATGGATATTGAAATGCCAGTGAAAACTGGACTTGATGCGGCTGAAGAATTGCAGAGTTCCGACTGTAAAGTAATTATATTAACTACATTTGCTAGACCTGGTTATTTCGAACGAGCAAGAAAAGCAGGTGTCCGAGGTTACTTATTAAAGGATAGTCCTATCGAGGAATTGGTGAGTGCTATTCGGACAATCGTAGATGGTAAACGAATTTACGCACCAGAACTTGTTGATTTTGTTTACGAGGACGATAGTGAAAATCCACTAACTGAGCGTGAAAGTCAGGTGTTAACACTTGTAGCAGAAGGTAAAACAACAAAAGAAATTGCAGCGGAGTTATTTTTATCGGCAGGGACTGTGCGCAATTATATTTCAACAATATTAGAGAAGCTCCATGTCGGGAACCGTATTGAGGCTATTGCACGCTTTAAGGAAAAAGGATGGAATAAGTAA
- a CDS encoding P-II family nitrogen regulator — translation MKKIEAIIRPEVFGVVRDGLAKVGIAGLSISEIAGCGRQLGHTGLFRGNAYEIEFLPKLKLEMIIDDEKVEPIVEVLLRDAATGKVGDGKIFIYPVEQAIRIRTKEVGSIAVD, via the coding sequence GTGAAAAAAATCGAGGCAATTATTCGTCCAGAGGTATTTGGGGTTGTACGAGACGGACTTGCAAAGGTTGGTATTGCAGGTTTAAGTATTTCTGAAATCGCTGGCTGCGGTCGTCAATTAGGTCATACAGGTTTGTTTCGTGGAAATGCTTACGAAATTGAGTTTTTACCAAAATTAAAACTTGAAATGATTATCGACGACGAAAAAGTAGAACCGATTGTGGAGGTTTTATTACGTGATGCTGCAACTGGTAAGGTTGGAGACGGAAAAATATTTATTTATCCAGTAGAACAGGCAATTCGTATCCGTACTAAAGAAGTCGGATCAATTGCTGTAGATTAA
- a CDS encoding methylated-DNA--[protein]-cysteine S-methyltransferase — MNVLYVDTLTYAQGDMYIIASDEGLVYIGTPNTAFEEVEKWAQKPFKGYSFEENKEKLTPYVEQLTAYFNGELTEFNLPIHVKGTSFQLAVWDALKELPYGTTTSYSAIAERIGNPKAVRAVGSAIGANPILAIIPCHRVIGKNGKLTGFRSGLTMKEFLLELERAE, encoded by the coding sequence ATGAATGTTTTATATGTAGATACACTAACATACGCACAAGGTGATATGTATATTATTGCTTCAGATGAAGGCCTTGTATATATAGGAACACCGAATACAGCGTTTGAAGAAGTAGAAAAATGGGCTCAAAAGCCGTTTAAGGGCTACAGTTTTGAAGAAAATAAAGAAAAATTAACGCCGTATGTTGAGCAATTAACAGCTTACTTTAATGGAGAGCTTACTGAATTTAATTTACCTATACATGTGAAAGGAACATCATTTCAGCTAGCTGTATGGGATGCGTTGAAAGAGTTGCCATATGGAACGACGACATCGTATTCTGCAATTGCGGAGCGAATTGGTAATCCAAAGGCGGTAAGAGCTGTAGGCAGTGCAATAGGTGCCAACCCTATATTGGCAATTATTCCGTGTCATCGTGTCATCGGAAAAAACGGTAAGCTGACAGGTTTCCGTAGTGGGCTAACAATGAAAGAATTTTTACTTGAATTAGAAAGAGCTGAATAA
- a CDS encoding sensor histidine kinase — translation MKKWHSIIPNSPMLSVYLWVIFCFLPFFFIFRKSSYIEISIGITFLMLYFIFYRFSVNSKNGLVYMWISFEMVINIILTILYGYVYLSIFTAFFIGNIRRPVGFYIMYGLHIGFTVISTGVGFFVELHLFLSQLPFVVLTILAVVLLPLTIYSKNKRENLEGQLETANERIAELIVFEERQRIARDLHDTLGQKLSMIGLKSDLASRLIARDPQQALIEIKDIRQTASIALKEVRELVSDMRTTRFEDELMRISQILKAAEMEFVFEGDKESLQVPPLVENVLSMCLKEAVTNIVKHSGATKCEIAFHQNFKEVHLVVRDNGQGITKKQALKSGNGLKGMHERLEFINGSFKIESENGTTLTVSIPVTITHQKVKENLKNL, via the coding sequence ATGAAGAAATGGCATAGTATCATTCCGAATAGTCCTATGCTCAGTGTTTATTTATGGGTTATTTTTTGTTTTCTACCGTTTTTCTTTATATTCAGAAAATCATCGTACATTGAAATATCAATTGGGATAACTTTTTTAATGCTCTATTTTATTTTTTATCGATTTTCTGTGAACTCTAAAAACGGACTAGTGTATATGTGGATTAGCTTTGAAATGGTCATTAATATTATTTTAACTATATTGTATGGTTATGTGTATTTATCGATTTTTACGGCCTTTTTCATAGGCAATATCCGTAGACCTGTTGGCTTTTACATAATGTATGGGCTCCATATCGGCTTTACAGTGATTTCTACAGGAGTTGGCTTCTTTGTAGAGCTACATTTATTTTTATCGCAGCTACCTTTTGTCGTACTAACGATATTGGCAGTAGTACTTCTACCTTTAACGATTTATTCGAAAAATAAGCGTGAAAATTTAGAAGGTCAACTAGAAACTGCAAATGAACGAATAGCTGAATTAATTGTCTTTGAGGAACGACAACGTATTGCACGTGATTTACATGATACGCTTGGTCAAAAGTTGTCGATGATTGGTTTGAAAAGCGACTTAGCCTCGAGACTGATTGCTCGTGATCCACAGCAAGCTTTAATTGAAATTAAGGATATTCGTCAAACAGCTAGTATTGCCTTAAAAGAGGTACGAGAATTGGTGTCAGATATGCGGACAACTAGATTTGAAGATGAGCTTATGCGTATTTCTCAAATTTTAAAAGCGGCAGAGATGGAATTTGTTTTTGAGGGAGATAAGGAATCATTGCAAGTTCCACCTCTCGTGGAAAATGTTTTATCTATGTGTTTAAAGGAAGCGGTAACGAACATTGTAAAGCATAGCGGAGCAACTAAATGTGAAATTGCCTTCCATCAAAATTTTAAAGAAGTACACTTAGTTGTTCGTGACAACGGACAGGGGATTACGAAAAAACAAGCATTGAAGTCAGGTAATGGCTTAAAAGGGATGCATGAACGCTTAGAGTTTATAAATGGTTCATTTAAAATAGAAAGTGAAAATGGCACTACTTTAACGGTATCTATACCGGTGACTATTACACATCAAAAAGTTAAAGAAAATTTGAAGAACCTATAG
- a CDS encoding 3-ketoacyl-ACP reductase produces the protein MQTITGKTALITGAGRGIGRATAIAFAKEGINVGLVGRTLENLQQVEKQLKAYDVKVAIATADVANLQSITTAVESIRAELGPIDILVNNAGISKFGKFLELSPEDWTNIVDVNVKGVYYTTRAVLPEMIERESGDIINISSTAGQKGAPITSAYSASKAAVIGMSESLMLEVRKHNIRVVTLTPSTVATDMAVELQLTDGNPEKVMQAEDLADLMVAQLKLHPRVVLKHAGLWSTNP, from the coding sequence ATGCAAACTATTACTGGTAAAACGGCTTTAATTACTGGAGCCGGTCGTGGTATTGGCCGTGCAACAGCCATCGCCTTTGCAAAAGAGGGCATCAACGTTGGGCTAGTGGGTCGTACATTAGAGAATTTACAACAAGTTGAAAAACAACTAAAGGCATATGATGTAAAAGTCGCGATTGCTACAGCTGATGTAGCAAATCTGCAATCCATCACAACGGCTGTAGAAAGTATTCGAGCTGAATTAGGACCAATCGATATTTTAGTAAATAATGCGGGGATTTCGAAATTCGGTAAGTTTTTAGAACTTTCACCTGAAGATTGGACGAATATTGTAGATGTAAATGTTAAAGGTGTTTATTACACAACACGTGCCGTCCTACCAGAAATGATTGAACGTGAGTCAGGGGATATTATTAATATTTCATCTACAGCAGGTCAAAAAGGTGCCCCGATTACGAGTGCATATAGTGCATCGAAAGCGGCTGTTATTGGCATGAGTGAATCATTAATGTTAGAAGTTCGAAAACATAATATTCGTGTTGTAACGTTAACACCAAGTACTGTTGCAACTGATATGGCAGTTGAATTACAATTAACTGATGGCAATCCGGAAAAAGTCATGCAGGCAGAAGATTTAGCAGACTTAATGGTAGCTCAATTAAAATTACATCCGCGTGTTGTTTTAAAACATGCAGGTCTATGGTCAACAAACCCTTAA